The following coding sequences lie in one Isoptericola variabilis 225 genomic window:
- a CDS encoding MFS transporter: protein MYDGAIRAVLPSIVARKDLAASSCRSRSARRRTRRGRCSPSSCPSRRQLSAGYRFVRGHDMLWPLWMLSVAIGVCHSAATSTYVLFALDEVGVPEAWYGTFLLVGAAGGLLGSPVAGRLGERFGTGRVMAAANALGLVAWVAACAASVLGVAAAAMFVSFGCTVVWNVHVMSLRQALVPDRMLGRVHGTWRTLLWGAMPVGSLLGGLLARGGLELPLLVGGGAGLVLALAGYRFLAGLPDPADVPPSDPADDATSDATADDPSGARHAG, encoded by the coding sequence GTGTACGACGGCGCGATCCGGGCCGTGCTGCCGTCGATCGTCGCGCGCAAGGACCTTGCCGCGTCGTCGTGCCGCTCGCGGTCGGCGCGACGGCGTACGCGGCGGGGGCGGTGCTCGCCCTCTTCCTGCCCGTCGCGGCGGCAGCTGAGCGCGGGCTACCGGTTCGTGCGCGGCCACGACATGCTGTGGCCCCTGTGGATGCTCAGCGTCGCGATCGGCGTGTGCCACTCGGCCGCGACGAGCACGTACGTGCTGTTCGCGCTCGACGAGGTCGGCGTGCCCGAGGCCTGGTACGGCACGTTCCTCCTCGTCGGGGCGGCGGGCGGGCTGCTGGGCTCGCCGGTCGCGGGACGGCTCGGCGAGAGGTTCGGCACGGGCCGCGTCATGGCCGCGGCGAATGCGCTCGGCCTCGTCGCGTGGGTCGCCGCCTGCGCCGCGTCCGTGCTCGGCGTCGCGGCCGCGGCCATGTTCGTTTCGTTCGGCTGCACGGTTGTGTGGAACGTGCACGTCATGTCGCTGCGGCAGGCGCTCGTCCCGGACCGCATGCTCGGCCGCGTCCACGGCACGTGGCGCACGCTGCTGTGGGGCGCGATGCCCGTCGGCTCGCTCCTCGGCGGGCTGCTCGCGCGCGGCGGGCTCGAGCTGCCGCTGCTCGTCGGCGGCGGGGCGGGGCTCGTCCTGGCGCTCGCGGGCTACCGGTTCCTCGCCGGCCTGCCCGACCCCGCGGACGTGCCGCCGTCCGACCCGGCCGACGACGCCACCTCGGACGCGACCGCCGACGACCCGTCGGGCGCCCGGCACGCCGGGTGA
- a CDS encoding HAD family hydrolase, with protein MVRAVVFDVGETLIDESRIWLRWAERLGVPPLTFLGVLGGCAALDLPHRRAFEMLRPGFEVEDEIARWATEDPDGLRENFDADDLYPDVRPALAALRDAGLAVVVAGNQPPQARAALETMDLPVDAIRTSDEWGVEKPEPAFFDRVVELAGVPASDVAYVGDRLDNDVLPAAEAGMLPVLIRRGPWGYLHAERPEAARVAVIDSLLELPDLLVPSAAR; from the coding sequence ATGGTGCGCGCGGTGGTGTTCGACGTCGGCGAGACGCTCATCGACGAGTCGCGGATCTGGCTCCGCTGGGCGGAGCGGCTGGGCGTGCCGCCGCTGACGTTCCTCGGGGTGCTGGGCGGGTGCGCGGCGCTCGACCTGCCGCACCGCAGGGCGTTCGAGATGCTGCGCCCGGGCTTCGAGGTCGAGGACGAGATCGCACGCTGGGCGACGGAGGACCCCGACGGCCTGCGCGAGAACTTCGACGCCGACGACCTCTACCCCGACGTGCGCCCGGCGCTCGCGGCGCTCCGCGACGCAGGGCTCGCCGTCGTCGTCGCCGGGAACCAGCCGCCGCAGGCGCGCGCGGCGCTCGAGACGATGGACCTGCCCGTGGACGCGATCCGCACCTCGGACGAGTGGGGCGTCGAGAAGCCCGAGCCCGCCTTCTTCGACCGCGTGGTCGAGCTCGCCGGGGTGCCGGCGTCGGACGTCGCGTACGTTGGCGACCGGCTCGACAACGACGTGCTGCCCGCCGCCGAGGCGGGCATGCTCCCCGTCCTCATCCGGCGCGGCCCGTGGGGCTACCTGCACGCCGAACGCCCCGAGGCCGCGCGGGTCGCCGTGATCGACTCGCTGCTCGAGCTGCCCGACCTCCTGGTCCCCTCGGCCGCTCGGTGA
- a CDS encoding PTS glucose transporter subunit IIA → MDSLSVLAPVTGRVVAMSSVPDPVFAQAMVGPGLAIEPDPERGRDVVSPLSGTVVKLHPHAFVVAAASGRGVLVHLGIDTVQLHGEGFTVHVAEGDAVTAGQPVVSWSPRRVSDGGRSPVVPVVALDAAAEALVPAAVDGDLVEAGDALFDVEE, encoded by the coding sequence GTGGACAGCCTGAGCGTGCTCGCGCCCGTCACCGGACGGGTCGTGGCGATGTCGTCCGTGCCCGACCCGGTCTTCGCGCAGGCCATGGTCGGCCCCGGGCTCGCGATCGAGCCCGACCCCGAGCGCGGGCGCGACGTCGTCTCTCCGCTGTCCGGGACGGTGGTCAAGCTCCACCCGCACGCATTCGTCGTCGCCGCCGCGAGCGGTCGCGGCGTGCTCGTGCACCTCGGCATCGACACCGTCCAGCTCCACGGCGAGGGGTTCACCGTGCACGTCGCCGAGGGCGACGCCGTCACCGCGGGCCAGCCCGTCGTGTCGTGGTCGCCCCGGAGGGTGTCCGACGGCGGGCGCTCGCCCGTCGTGCCCGTCGTCGCGCTCGACGCCGCCGCCGAGGCGCTCGTTCCCGCCGCCGTCGACGGCGACCTCGTCGAGGCCGGGGACGCGCTGTTCGACGTCGAGGAGTGA
- a CDS encoding MBL fold metallo-hydrolase, producing the protein MTDPDRGDGVEHRVEHTRELAATPEQVWDAIATADGISAWMVPVRLDPPGGLRGVVRSRGFRSTGVVTDYTPNRRLAYEKPWPMTEEMREWVADTSGHEVTDEELASVSPIATEFVIEAASGGSCILRAGARSRSAPTLDGRVLVDTGMTELHPAVVAAFDPRLHPVSEQDVDVASIDIVVNTHLHADHCGGNHLFPGRPIYVQRRELDDARGEEDYTIREWVDAPGLQYVPVDGELEILPGVRLVPTPGHTPGSQVVVVTTGGRPDVVCGDTAVWFGELDEPRTEGQRRIRALDPERVWLAHVHEPWRRPGATRT; encoded by the coding sequence GTGACCGATCCTGACCGCGGCGACGGCGTCGAGCACCGGGTCGAGCACACGCGAGAGCTGGCCGCCACTCCGGAGCAGGTGTGGGATGCCATCGCAACCGCCGACGGGATCTCGGCGTGGATGGTGCCGGTCCGGCTGGACCCCCCGGGAGGGTTGCGAGGTGTCGTTCGATCACGGGGGTTCCGGTCGACCGGCGTCGTCACCGACTACACCCCGAATCGGCGTCTCGCGTACGAGAAGCCGTGGCCGATGACCGAGGAGATGCGCGAGTGGGTGGCCGACACCAGCGGACACGAGGTCACCGACGAGGAGCTGGCGTCGGTCTCCCCGATAGCCACCGAGTTCGTGATCGAGGCAGCGTCAGGTGGCAGCTGCATCCTCCGGGCTGGGGCACGGTCGCGTTCGGCCCCGACGCTCGACGGTCGCGTCCTGGTCGACACCGGCATGACGGAGCTGCACCCGGCGGTGGTGGCGGCCTTCGATCCCCGCCTCCATCCCGTGAGCGAGCAGGACGTCGACGTCGCGAGCATCGACATCGTCGTCAACACGCACCTTCACGCCGATCACTGCGGTGGCAACCACCTCTTCCCCGGACGGCCGATCTACGTCCAGCGCCGCGAGCTCGACGACGCCCGCGGCGAGGAGGACTACACGATCCGCGAGTGGGTCGACGCGCCCGGCCTGCAGTACGTGCCGGTCGACGGGGAGCTCGAGATCCTTCCCGGCGTCCGGCTCGTCCCGACCCCCGGCCACACGCCGGGTTCACAGGTCGTGGTGGTCACGACCGGCGGACGTCCGGACGTCGTCTGCGGCGACACGGCAGTGTGGTTCGGGGAGCTGGACGAGCCACGCACCGAGGGTCAGCGGCGGATCCGCGCGCTCGATCCCGAGAGGGTCTGGCTCGCGCACGTGCACGAACCGTGGCGACGACCCGGCGCCACCCGCACGTAA
- a CDS encoding NHL domain-containing thioredoxin family protein, with the protein MSTTSLPKVRASELVGRGWLNTGGRTITLADLRGKIVLLDFWTFCCINCLHVLDELRELEEQFRDVLVVVGVHSPKFEHEADPVALAAAVERYEVHHPVLDDPELVTWGSYTARAWPTLVVVDPEGYVVAQMAGEGHASAIAALVRELVGEHEAKGTLHRGDAPYVPPEPTSGTLRFPAKAVALPNGNLLVADAGHHSLAELAPDGETLVRRIGSGARGLVDGAADVARFSEPNGLCLVPEVLRATLGYDVLVADTVNHALRGVRLETGEVTTVAGTGEQFMVGGPENVLPDDGGPALAFDPAETYPARSVRLSSPWDVAWSEELGAFVVAMAGNHTLWAFEPGPESGTVRLLAGTMNEGLEDGPGGTAWFAQPSGLAPVLGSDADGSLWLADAETSALRLVTPAADGQVQVRTAVGQGLFDFGHRDGAADQALLQHPLGVAALSDGSAVVADTYNGALRRYDPASNEVTTLASGLAEPSDVVVQVGGDAVHLLVVESTAHRLTRIALPAGLAGEVLDGGAHRVARPATEIGAGSLRLEVPFVPAPGQKLDDRWGPSTSLRVSATPPELLLDGAGDGVELHRDLVINPEVTEGVLHVTAKAASCDLPPEDQPLGPDGEPEDFFPACHLAQQDWGVPVRVVDGGTSRLDLPLRG; encoded by the coding sequence GTGAGCACCACCTCCCTCCCCAAGGTCCGCGCCTCCGAGCTCGTCGGTCGCGGCTGGCTCAACACGGGCGGTCGCACGATCACGCTCGCGGACCTGCGCGGCAAGATCGTCCTCCTCGACTTCTGGACCTTCTGCTGCATCAACTGCCTGCACGTGCTCGACGAGCTGCGCGAGCTCGAGGAGCAGTTCCGGGACGTCCTCGTCGTCGTGGGCGTGCACTCGCCGAAGTTCGAGCACGAAGCGGACCCGGTGGCGCTCGCGGCGGCCGTCGAGCGGTACGAGGTGCACCACCCGGTGCTCGACGACCCGGAGCTCGTGACCTGGGGCTCGTACACGGCCCGCGCGTGGCCCACGCTCGTCGTCGTCGACCCCGAGGGCTACGTCGTCGCGCAGATGGCCGGCGAGGGGCACGCGTCGGCGATCGCGGCGCTCGTGCGCGAGCTCGTCGGCGAGCACGAGGCCAAGGGGACCCTGCACCGCGGCGACGCGCCGTACGTGCCGCCGGAGCCGACGTCGGGCACGCTGCGGTTCCCGGCCAAGGCGGTCGCGCTGCCGAACGGCAACCTGCTCGTGGCCGACGCCGGGCACCACTCGCTCGCCGAGCTCGCGCCCGACGGCGAGACGCTCGTGCGGCGCATCGGCTCGGGCGCGCGTGGGCTCGTCGACGGCGCGGCCGACGTCGCGCGGTTCAGCGAGCCGAACGGCCTGTGCCTCGTGCCGGAGGTGCTGCGCGCGACGCTGGGCTACGACGTCCTCGTCGCCGACACGGTCAACCACGCGCTGCGCGGTGTCCGGCTCGAGACGGGCGAGGTCACCACGGTCGCCGGGACGGGCGAGCAGTTCATGGTCGGGGGACCGGAGAACGTCCTGCCCGACGACGGCGGCCCGGCCCTGGCGTTCGACCCCGCCGAGACGTACCCGGCCCGGTCGGTGCGGCTCAGCTCGCCGTGGGACGTGGCGTGGTCCGAGGAGCTCGGCGCGTTCGTCGTCGCGATGGCGGGGAACCACACGCTGTGGGCCTTCGAGCCTGGCCCCGAGAGCGGCACCGTCCGCCTGCTCGCGGGCACGATGAACGAGGGCCTCGAGGACGGGCCGGGCGGGACGGCGTGGTTCGCGCAGCCCTCGGGCCTCGCGCCGGTCCTGGGCTCCGACGCTGACGGCTCGCTCTGGCTCGCCGACGCCGAGACGTCCGCCCTGCGGCTCGTCACGCCGGCCGCGGACGGTCAGGTGCAGGTGCGCACCGCCGTCGGGCAGGGGCTGTTCGACTTCGGCCACCGCGACGGCGCGGCGGACCAGGCGCTGCTGCAGCACCCGCTGGGCGTCGCGGCCCTCTCGGACGGGTCGGCCGTCGTCGCGGACACGTACAACGGGGCGCTGCGCCGGTACGACCCCGCCTCGAACGAGGTCACGACGCTCGCGAGCGGTCTCGCCGAGCCGTCGGACGTCGTCGTGCAGGTCGGGGGCGACGCGGTGCACCTGCTCGTGGTCGAGTCGACGGCGCACCGCCTCACGCGCATCGCGCTGCCCGCCGGCCTCGCGGGCGAGGTGCTCGACGGCGGAGCGCATCGCGTGGCACGCCCCGCGACCGAGATCGGCGCCGGCTCTCTGCGCCTCGAGGTGCCGTTCGTCCCCGCGCCGGGCCAGAAGCTCGACGACCGCTGGGGCCCGTCGACCTCGCTGCGCGTGAGCGCCACGCCGCCCGAGCTGCTGCTCGACGGCGCGGGCGACGGCGTCGAGCTGCACCGCGACCTCGTCATCAACCCGGAGGTGACCGAGGGTGTCCTGCACGTGACCGCCAAGGCGGCGTCGTGCGACCTGCCGCCGGAGGACCAGCCGCTCGGGCCCGACGGCGAGCCGGAGGACTTCTTCCCCGCGTGCCACCTCGCGCAGCAGGACTGGGGCGTGCCGGTGCGCGTCGTCGACGGCGGCACGTCCCGTCTCGACCTGCCTCTGCGGGGGTGA
- the ptsP gene encoding phosphoenolpyruvate--protein phosphotransferase yields the protein MTTTLTGSPVSPGRAAGVVVTMPEPVPEPPTTRLHAHEADAAVEAVRTASTAVQKRLVDRADRARGTAADVLSVTAAMAGDPTLASDAERRVREDLVTPARAVWDAAGSLAAQLEQLGPPLAERARDVRDVRDRIVAELTGARPPGVPEPGHPFVLVAEDLAPADTATLDPETVLGIVTSGGGPTSHTAILARSLGIPAVVAVAGAGDLRDGETVLLDGGSGSVVRDPDPDAVAAAQHRDTARRELQGPGRTADGVPVELMANVADPDGARAAAEAGAEGVGLFRTEFCFLGRAAEPSVAEQVSAYRRVLAAFPGRRVVVRTLDAGADKPLGFVTADDEPNPALGVRGLRTAVGHPDVLDRQLQAIAEAAAAEEAEVWVMAPMVATPAEARDFVAACAKHGLEQAGVMVEVPAAALRARWIFEHAAFGSLGTNDLIQYAMAADRVLGELATLSTPWQPAVLELVRATCEGAAAHGRPVGVCGEAAADPALAPVLVGLGVSSLSMTPRALGDVAAVLGATTSEECAELARLACEQPDAESARAAVRGRLAALLDELAL from the coding sequence ATGACCACCACGTTGACCGGCTCACCGGTGAGCCCCGGCCGAGCCGCGGGCGTCGTCGTGACGATGCCCGAGCCCGTCCCCGAGCCGCCGACCACGCGCCTGCACGCGCACGAGGCGGACGCCGCGGTCGAGGCCGTGCGCACGGCCAGCACCGCGGTGCAGAAGCGGCTCGTGGACCGCGCCGACCGCGCCCGGGGCACGGCCGCCGACGTCCTGTCGGTCACGGCCGCGATGGCCGGCGACCCGACGCTCGCGAGCGACGCCGAGCGCCGCGTCCGGGAGGACCTCGTGACGCCCGCGCGCGCCGTCTGGGACGCCGCCGGGTCGCTCGCGGCGCAGCTCGAGCAGCTCGGCCCCCCGCTCGCGGAGCGGGCGCGGGACGTGCGCGACGTGCGCGACCGGATCGTCGCGGAGCTCACGGGCGCGCGGCCGCCCGGCGTGCCCGAGCCCGGGCACCCGTTCGTCCTCGTGGCCGAGGACCTCGCCCCGGCCGACACCGCGACGCTCGACCCCGAGACGGTGCTCGGCATCGTCACGAGCGGCGGCGGCCCGACGTCGCACACCGCGATCCTCGCGCGCTCGCTCGGGATCCCCGCGGTCGTCGCGGTCGCGGGCGCCGGGGACCTGCGTGACGGCGAGACCGTCCTGCTCGACGGCGGCTCCGGCTCGGTCGTGCGCGACCCGGACCCCGACGCCGTGGCCGCCGCGCAGCACCGGGACACCGCGCGCCGCGAGCTCCAGGGTCCGGGCCGGACCGCCGACGGCGTGCCCGTGGAGCTCATGGCGAACGTCGCCGACCCCGACGGCGCCCGCGCGGCCGCCGAGGCGGGAGCCGAGGGCGTGGGCCTGTTCCGCACCGAGTTCTGCTTCCTCGGCCGTGCGGCCGAGCCGTCGGTCGCCGAGCAGGTGAGCGCCTACCGGCGGGTGCTCGCCGCGTTCCCGGGCCGGCGCGTCGTCGTGCGCACGCTCGACGCGGGCGCCGACAAGCCGCTCGGCTTCGTCACCGCCGACGACGAGCCCAACCCCGCGCTCGGCGTGCGCGGGCTGCGCACCGCCGTCGGGCACCCGGACGTGCTCGACCGGCAGCTCCAGGCGATCGCCGAGGCCGCCGCGGCCGAGGAGGCCGAGGTGTGGGTCATGGCCCCGATGGTCGCGACGCCTGCCGAGGCGCGGGACTTCGTCGCCGCGTGCGCCAAGCACGGGCTCGAGCAGGCGGGCGTCATGGTCGAGGTGCCGGCGGCGGCGCTGCGGGCGCGGTGGATCTTCGAGCACGCGGCGTTCGGCAGCCTCGGCACCAACGACCTCATCCAGTACGCGATGGCGGCCGACCGCGTGCTCGGCGAGCTGGCGACGCTGTCGACGCCGTGGCAGCCCGCCGTGCTCGAGCTCGTGCGTGCCACCTGCGAGGGTGCCGCGGCGCACGGGCGCCCCGTCGGCGTGTGCGGCGAGGCCGCGGCGGACCCGGCGCTCGCGCCGGTGCTCGTCGGGCTCGGGGTGTCGTCGCTGTCGATGACGCCGCGCGCGCTCGGCGACGTCGCCGCCGTGCTGGGCGCGACGACGTCGGAGGAGTGCGCCGAGCTCGCACGGCTCGCGTGCGAGCAGCCCGACGCCGAGTCGGCGCGCGCCGCCGTGCGGGGCCGGCTGGCGGCGCTGCTCGACGAGCTCGCCCTCTGA
- a CDS encoding carbohydrate kinase family protein: MHRVLVAGPASWNTLVHVDDLPEPRPHTVFARRHHETVGGTSAGKAMNLSRLGHDVTLRTVLGTDEHAPKVRAALEAEGVHVLAEEAPDGRTERHLNLMDARGGRVSVYLQAPGEVPASGPAWDATLEALDAGDAVVVDLGLPSLPVLRAATARGRDVWVDLHDYDGATAFHRPWVDAGTHVFLSSDRMPGWREFMAARAEAGARLVVCTHGADGATALTPADGFVEVPAEPVVDVVDTNGAGDGFFAGFLDAHLRGASLADAMRAGAHHAAQVVRSPDLVPLR, translated from the coding sequence ATGCATCGTGTCCTCGTGGCCGGGCCCGCGTCGTGGAACACGCTCGTCCACGTCGACGACCTGCCCGAGCCGCGGCCGCACACCGTCTTCGCGCGCCGCCATCACGAGACGGTCGGCGGCACGTCGGCGGGCAAGGCGATGAACCTCTCGCGCCTCGGCCACGACGTGACGCTGCGGACCGTGCTCGGCACGGACGAGCACGCGCCGAAGGTGCGCGCGGCGCTCGAGGCCGAGGGCGTCCATGTCCTTGCCGAGGAGGCGCCCGACGGCCGCACCGAGCGTCACCTCAACCTCATGGACGCGCGCGGCGGGCGGGTGTCGGTCTACCTGCAGGCGCCGGGCGAGGTGCCCGCCTCCGGCCCCGCATGGGACGCGACGCTCGAGGCGCTCGACGCCGGGGACGCCGTCGTCGTCGACCTCGGCCTCCCGTCCCTCCCGGTGCTCCGGGCCGCCACCGCCAGGGGGCGCGACGTCTGGGTCGACCTCCACGACTACGACGGCGCCACCGCGTTCCACCGGCCGTGGGTCGACGCCGGGACGCACGTCTTCCTCAGCTCCGACCGCATGCCGGGCTGGCGGGAGTTCATGGCTGCGCGCGCCGAGGCCGGTGCTCGGCTCGTCGTGTGCACGCACGGAGCCGACGGCGCCACCGCGCTCACGCCTGCCGACGGGTTCGTGGAGGTGCCGGCAGAACCGGTCGTCGACGTCGTCGACACGAACGGCGCGGGTGACGGGTTCTTCGCCGGCTTTCTGGACGCGCACCTGCGCGGCGCGTCGCTCGCCGATGCCATGCGTGCGGGTGCGCACCACGCGGCACAGGTCGTCCGGAGCCCGGACCTCGTGCCGCTCCGCTGA
- a CDS encoding HPr family phosphocarrier protein, which produces MERSVVVAIAEGLHARPAALFARAAGRQPVPVRIAKPGGPAVDASSILGLMTLGADAGDEVVLSTEADDDVASAALDELADFLAQESVPSV; this is translated from the coding sequence GTGGAACGGTCCGTCGTCGTCGCCATCGCCGAAGGGCTGCACGCGCGGCCCGCCGCGCTCTTCGCCCGCGCCGCCGGGCGTCAGCCCGTGCCCGTGCGGATCGCCAAGCCGGGCGGGCCGGCCGTCGACGCGTCGAGCATCCTCGGGCTCATGACGCTCGGCGCCGACGCCGGCGACGAGGTCGTGCTCAGCACCGAGGCCGACGACGACGTCGCGAGCGCCGCGCTCGACGAGCTGGCCGACTTCCTCGCTCAGGAGTCCGTCCCCTCCGTCTAG
- a CDS encoding winged helix-turn-helix domain-containing protein, protein MDDVRVVADAGAVGVALDPIRTSILDALAEPGSAASVAATVGLTRQRVNYHLKALEAHGLVEPTGERVWGGITERYVQRSARHLVVAPDVLEGTVPDPNEIADRLSAAYLVAVNARTVSEVGSIIDDAGTGTRVPTLTIDTVIGFVSPEERAAFAAELQTAVAKLAARYHHDDGRPHRLTVSSYPRPKEDS, encoded by the coding sequence GTGGACGATGTTCGAGTAGTCGCAGACGCGGGTGCGGTCGGAGTGGCGCTCGATCCGATCCGTACCTCGATCCTCGACGCTCTGGCCGAACCAGGGTCGGCAGCATCGGTGGCGGCGACGGTCGGGTTGACTCGCCAGAGGGTGAACTACCACCTGAAGGCGCTGGAGGCTCACGGACTGGTCGAGCCAACCGGCGAACGCGTATGGGGCGGTATCACCGAGCGCTACGTGCAGCGCTCGGCACGGCATCTCGTCGTCGCCCCCGACGTGCTCGAAGGCACGGTTCCCGACCCGAACGAGATCGCCGATCGTCTCTCGGCCGCCTATCTGGTCGCGGTGAACGCGCGGACCGTCTCCGAGGTCGGGTCGATCATCGACGACGCGGGGACCGGGACGCGGGTACCGACCCTGACGATCGACACGGTGATCGGGTTCGTGTCGCCCGAGGAACGCGCCGCGTTCGCCGCCGAGCTGCAGACGGCCGTCGCCAAGCTCGCCGCCAGGTATCACCACGATGACGGGCGACCTCACCGTCTCACCGTCTCGTCGTACCCCCGGCCCAAGGAGGACTCGTGA
- a CDS encoding asparaginase, giving the protein MSTDEMNPRSRVRSILGRWVAPAAVAALVAGAVTHVTAPDPAPAAAPVTVESPTTSARYDAAVASVAAMAKNGTKPKVTLVATGGTIAGVAQGRDTFSSYRAGTITGEELVAQLQPELGAIADVDVVQFGNSGSSGYTIAQFHALTRTVEDALKGSDGVVVTTGTDTQEEFAYWLDLTVQSQKPVVTTGAMRPWQDGEGDQVFGADGPANLYNAVKLAASQATFCYGTVLMLNDEIHAARDVTKTNSYRMDTFQSREYGVLGWVDQNDITLGRATPRVQACDRPQDWMTPFDLSTVEGSEIARTEIVYSYQEAGGESIAAFHQAGVDGIVTAGTGAGGISRAMGQARTAAANDGVVFLTTTRTGSGSVYGGSGNVIAGGDLTPIKARLLLALSLTFSDDVEQVRTWVEQVGNPEFTPTGRGNGNASPKSATPGA; this is encoded by the coding sequence ATGAGCACCGACGAGATGAACCCCCGGTCCCGCGTCAGGTCGATCCTCGGCCGCTGGGTCGCCCCTGCCGCCGTCGCAGCGCTGGTTGCCGGCGCGGTCACGCACGTGACGGCCCCGGACCCGGCGCCTGCGGCCGCACCCGTCACGGTCGAGTCGCCGACGACGTCGGCGCGCTACGATGCGGCGGTCGCGTCCGTCGCCGCCATGGCCAAGAACGGCACCAAGCCCAAGGTCACCCTCGTGGCGACCGGCGGCACGATCGCGGGCGTCGCCCAGGGTCGCGACACGTTCTCGAGCTATCGCGCGGGGACGATCACGGGCGAGGAGCTCGTCGCGCAGCTTCAGCCCGAGCTCGGGGCCATCGCGGACGTGGACGTCGTCCAGTTCGGTAACTCGGGCTCGTCTGGCTACACGATCGCGCAGTTCCACGCGCTCACCCGCACGGTCGAGGACGCTCTCAAGGGCTCGGACGGGGTGGTCGTCACCACGGGAACGGACACGCAGGAGGAGTTCGCGTACTGGCTCGACCTCACCGTCCAGTCGCAGAAGCCGGTGGTCACCACCGGTGCGATGCGGCCGTGGCAGGACGGCGAGGGTGACCAGGTCTTCGGTGCCGACGGCCCCGCCAACCTCTACAACGCGGTCAAGCTCGCGGCGAGCCAGGCGACGTTCTGCTACGGCACGGTCCTCATGCTCAACGACGAGATCCACGCGGCCCGCGACGTCACCAAGACGAACTCGTACCGCATGGACACCTTCCAGTCCCGTGAGTACGGCGTCCTCGGCTGGGTCGACCAGAACGACATCACCCTCGGCCGGGCCACGCCGCGTGTCCAGGCGTGCGACCGACCTCAGGACTGGATGACGCCGTTCGACCTGTCGACCGTCGAGGGCAGTGAGATCGCGCGCACGGAGATCGTGTACTCGTACCAGGAGGCCGGTGGCGAGTCGATCGCCGCGTTCCACCAGGCGGGAGTCGACGGCATCGTCACGGCGGGCACCGGCGCCGGCGGGATCTCGCGGGCGATGGGCCAGGCGCGCACCGCCGCGGCGAACGACGGCGTGGTCTTCCTGACGACGACCCGTACGGGTTCGGGCTCGGTGTACGGCGGGAGCGGCAACGTCATCGCGGGCGGCGACCTCACGCCCATCAAGGCGCGGCTCCTGCTGGCGCTCTCGCTGACGTTCAGCGACGACGTCGAGCAGGTGCGCACCTGGGTGGAGCAGGTCGGCAACCCGGAGTTCACGCCGACCGGCCGGGGCAACGGCAACGCGTCGCCGAAGTCCGCGACGCCGGGTGCCTGA
- a CDS encoding sugar phosphate isomerase/epimerase, with amino-acid sequence MPDATIPVTLSTASVYPRRAGFAFEVAAELGYDGVEVMVWSDAVTQDVHTLARLAREHGMPVRSIHAPTLLVSQRVWGRSPAPKLRRSVEMAGELGASTVVVHPPFRWQYKYARQFQDLVRELNADSGITVAVENMYPWRTRNRSARELKAYLPGWDPAEHDYEAVTLDLSHAAVAQQDGLELVHGFGDRLRHVHLADGTGSARDEHLVPGRGQMSCDKVLQELVRRGFTGDVVVEISTRKARTAHERHSDLDAALHFARAYLSPEPEAYTPPPPEHHHRPADAWGHGP; translated from the coding sequence ATGCCCGACGCGACCATCCCCGTGACCCTCTCGACGGCGTCGGTGTACCCGCGCCGCGCCGGCTTCGCCTTCGAGGTCGCGGCCGAGCTGGGGTACGACGGGGTCGAGGTCATGGTGTGGTCCGACGCCGTCACCCAGGACGTGCACACGCTCGCGCGGCTCGCGCGGGAGCACGGCATGCCGGTCCGCTCGATCCATGCCCCGACGCTGCTCGTCAGCCAGCGGGTCTGGGGACGGTCGCCCGCCCCCAAGCTGCGCCGCAGCGTCGAGATGGCCGGCGAGCTCGGGGCGAGCACCGTCGTCGTGCATCCGCCGTTCCGCTGGCAGTACAAGTACGCGCGGCAGTTCCAGGACCTCGTGCGCGAGCTCAACGCCGACAGCGGCATCACGGTCGCGGTCGAGAACATGTACCCGTGGCGGACGCGCAACCGCAGCGCGCGCGAGCTCAAGGCGTACCTGCCCGGCTGGGACCCCGCCGAGCACGACTACGAGGCGGTGACGCTCGACCTGTCGCACGCGGCGGTCGCGCAGCAGGACGGGCTCGAGCTCGTGCACGGGTTCGGCGACAGGCTGCGCCACGTGCACCTCGCCGACGGCACCGGCTCGGCGCGCGACGAGCACCTCGTGCCGGGGCGCGGGCAGATGTCCTGCGACAAGGTGCTCCAGGAGCTCGTGCGGCGCGGCTTCACCGGCGACGTCGTCGTCGAGATCTCCACGCGCAAGGCCCGCACCGCCCACGAGCGGCACTCGGACCTCGACGCCGCGCTGCACTTCGCGCGGGCCTACCTCTCGCCCGAGCCCGAGGCGTACACGCCGCCGCCGCCCGAGCACCACCACCGACCGGCCGACGCGTGGGGGCACGGGCCCTGA